Proteins found in one Promicromonospora sukumoe genomic segment:
- a CDS encoding ThuA domain-containing protein, giving the protein MTTTSDKHALIVRGGWTGHEPVETTDSFLPFLAEHGYEVGVEETTAVYADADYLAGVDVIVQTVTMSTIEAEELSGLIAAVSAGTGLAGWHGGIADSFRNSSDYLQLIGGQFATHPPKAPRAELAGEAADNFLRHTIDIVPERADHPIVAGISDFELTTEQYWVLSDEYNDVLATTTLAARDFDPWHRPVTCPAVWTRQWGEGRVFVSTPGHELAVVDDPNVRTIIERGILWASR; this is encoded by the coding sequence ATGACGACGACGTCGGACAAGCATGCGCTGATCGTGCGAGGAGGCTGGACCGGGCACGAGCCCGTCGAGACCACCGACTCGTTCCTGCCGTTCCTCGCCGAGCACGGCTACGAGGTCGGGGTGGAGGAGACGACGGCGGTCTACGCCGACGCCGACTACCTGGCCGGCGTCGACGTCATCGTGCAGACCGTGACCATGAGCACGATCGAGGCCGAGGAGCTGAGCGGCCTCATCGCGGCGGTGTCGGCGGGTACCGGGCTGGCGGGGTGGCACGGCGGCATCGCCGACTCCTTCCGCAACAGCTCCGACTACCTGCAGCTGATCGGCGGACAGTTCGCCACCCATCCGCCCAAGGCGCCGCGCGCGGAGCTGGCGGGGGAGGCCGCCGACAACTTCCTGCGGCACACCATCGACATCGTGCCCGAGCGGGCCGATCACCCGATCGTCGCCGGGATCTCCGACTTCGAGCTGACGACCGAGCAGTACTGGGTGCTGTCCGACGAGTACAACGACGTGCTCGCCACCACGACGCTGGCCGCGCGCGACTTCGACCCGTGGCACCGCCCGGTCACGTGTCCGGCGGTCTGGACGCGGCAGTGGGGCGAGGGTCGGGTCTTCGTCTCGACGCCGGGGCACGAGCTCGCCGTCGTCGACGACCCGAACGTCCGCACCATCATCGAGAGGGGCATCCTGTGGGCCAGCCGCTGA
- a CDS encoding GNAT family N-acetyltransferase, with the protein MSVTIRPRRGEDIPALATILVRVYERDGYPVEGVAHPEGWLRHDHELQSWTALEGTMPIGQITLTRATACDDAARAWHDHTGGEVAGLAIPSRLFVDSDHRGSGAGRLLMETTIRCAQARQLAVAFDVMLKDRGAIRLYERLGARRISTITHRYGDGQSQIAAVFSI; encoded by the coding sequence ATGTCCGTGACGATCCGCCCGCGCCGCGGAGAGGATATTCCAGCTCTCGCTACCATCCTCGTGCGCGTGTACGAGCGGGACGGCTATCCCGTAGAAGGCGTAGCGCATCCTGAGGGTTGGCTACGTCACGACCACGAGTTGCAGAGTTGGACAGCACTCGAAGGCACCATGCCCATCGGGCAGATCACGTTGACGCGCGCCACGGCGTGCGACGACGCAGCACGGGCATGGCACGACCATACGGGTGGTGAGGTTGCCGGTCTCGCAATTCCCTCTCGGCTGTTTGTGGACTCTGATCACCGAGGCAGCGGAGCCGGCCGACTTCTCATGGAAACTACAATCCGTTGCGCGCAGGCCCGACAGCTCGCCGTTGCATTCGACGTGATGCTAAAGGATCGGGGCGCAATCCGGCTGTACGAACGCCTCGGGGCGAGGCGTATATCCACGATCACCCATCGGTACGGCGATGGGCAGAGCCAAATCGCTGCAGTATTTTCAATCTGA
- a CDS encoding Gfo/Idh/MocA family protein, translating into MGQPLNVGIVGVGAIAGQYLSTFERLEAVRLVAVADLDAARASAVAAEQGVRALTVDELVSDPEVDLVLNLTIPAAHAEVALRAIAGGKAVYGEKPLAATLEDARAVLDAGRAAGVRVGCAPDTVLGTGVQTARKAIDDGAIGLPVAATATMTTPGHERWHPNPDFYYQPGGGPLLDMGPYYVTTLVTLLGPVESVVGAASHTRATRTIGSGPRAGETVPVDVDTHVTGVLRHVSGALSTLVMSFDSVATRASNIEVHGQSGSLVVPDPNQFDGDVELHELGGSWVTLPPSAGYRDAGRGYGVADLATTPDGVPARADGDLAYHVLEIMTALLASAESGTTVVVESRCERPAAVPLSDAPR; encoded by the coding sequence GTGGGCCAGCCGCTGAACGTCGGGATCGTCGGGGTCGGGGCGATCGCCGGCCAGTACCTGTCCACCTTCGAGCGGCTGGAGGCCGTGCGGCTCGTCGCCGTCGCCGACCTCGACGCCGCCCGGGCGTCCGCCGTGGCCGCCGAGCAGGGGGTGCGCGCGCTGACCGTCGACGAGCTGGTCAGCGACCCCGAGGTCGACCTCGTGCTGAACCTGACGATCCCCGCGGCCCACGCCGAGGTCGCGCTGCGGGCCATCGCGGGCGGCAAGGCCGTCTACGGCGAGAAGCCGCTCGCGGCCACGCTGGAGGACGCCCGCGCCGTCCTCGACGCGGGCCGCGCGGCCGGGGTGCGCGTCGGCTGCGCCCCCGACACCGTGCTCGGCACCGGCGTCCAAACGGCGCGCAAGGCCATCGACGACGGCGCGATCGGCCTGCCTGTCGCCGCGACCGCCACCATGACGACGCCGGGCCACGAGCGCTGGCACCCGAACCCCGACTTCTACTACCAGCCCGGCGGCGGCCCCCTGCTCGACATGGGGCCGTACTACGTGACCACGCTGGTCACCCTGCTCGGCCCGGTCGAGTCGGTGGTTGGCGCGGCCAGCCACACCCGCGCGACGCGCACGATCGGCTCCGGCCCGCGGGCGGGGGAGACCGTCCCGGTCGACGTCGACACGCACGTGACCGGGGTGCTGCGGCACGTCTCCGGCGCGCTCTCGACGCTGGTGATGAGCTTCGACTCGGTCGCGACGCGCGCGTCGAACATCGAGGTGCACGGCCAGTCCGGCTCGCTCGTGGTGCCCGACCCCAACCAGTTCGACGGCGACGTCGAGCTGCACGAGCTCGGCGGCTCCTGGGTGACCCTGCCGCCGAGCGCCGGCTACCGCGACGCCGGGCGCGGCTACGGCGTCGCGGACCTCGCGACGACGCCGGACGGCGTGCCCGCGCGGGCCGACGGCGACCTCGCGTACCACGTGCTGGAGATCATGACGGCGCTGCTCGCGTCGGCCGAGTCGGGCACGACGGTTGTTGTTGAGAGCCGGTGCGAGCGGCCCGCGGCGGTGCCGCTGTCGGACGCGCCGCGCTGA
- a CDS encoding TetR/AcrR family transcriptional regulator: MTTTEQNERGARARTRSAVLDAAAAAWAHDFSASLSAIALRADVSRSTLHRYFTDRQALIDALLLDSLARLETSDDGAEAAQPAIEVLEHFLRAGVEMGDRVIFLFADPNRFEGNPHWSADDGDEEMRALVDRARAEGAIGTGIPTSWALNLFYALLYTAAEVSNQDLPRHVAADLAVQSFRRGVAP, encoded by the coding sequence GTGACGACCACCGAGCAGAACGAGCGCGGCGCGCGGGCCCGCACGAGGTCGGCGGTGCTGGACGCGGCCGCGGCCGCGTGGGCCCACGACTTCTCGGCCTCGCTGAGCGCCATCGCCCTGCGCGCCGACGTCAGCCGCTCGACCCTGCACCGCTACTTCACGGACCGCCAGGCGCTCATCGACGCCCTGCTGCTCGACTCGCTGGCGCGTCTGGAGACGTCGGACGATGGCGCGGAGGCCGCCCAGCCGGCCATCGAGGTCCTGGAGCACTTCCTGCGCGCCGGGGTCGAGATGGGCGACCGCGTCATCTTCCTGTTCGCCGACCCGAACAGGTTCGAGGGCAACCCCCACTGGTCCGCCGACGACGGCGACGAGGAGATGCGGGCGCTCGTCGACCGCGCCCGCGCCGAGGGCGCGATCGGCACGGGCATCCCGACGTCGTGGGCCCTCAACCTGTTCTACGCGCTGCTCTACACGGCCGCCGAGGTCAGCAACCAGGACCTGCCCCGGCACGTTGCCGCAGACCTCGCCGTGCAGTCGTTCCGGCGCGGCGTGGCGCCCTGA
- a CDS encoding LacI family DNA-binding transcriptional regulator: MVTPRRTTLADVAREAGTTVPTVSKVLGGRSDVSEQTRTRVMSVVAELGYRGRAGRGAPARGPGSPFVDLVLSGIEGTWANRALSGVEQAAEEAGIDVVVSVARPPDDAWLTRLLARRLRGAVLALVDTSAEQLATLAAARVPVVLLDPVRQPPSSVASVGAANWAGGRAAAEHLLALGHRRFGVLAGLRTHLYSQARVDGFRSAVTQAGLDLPDDAVAHTDWRRDGATEQALNLLRTGPTAVFACSDTIALGVYDAAARLGLRIPDDVSVVGFDDLPEARWLSPALTTVHQPIAEMGGAALRMLLRLGGDVPGDAPLVAPREELATRLVVRGSTAKVG, translated from the coding sequence ATGGTCACTCCACGTCGGACGACGCTCGCGGACGTCGCACGGGAGGCCGGGACGACGGTGCCCACGGTCTCGAAGGTGCTCGGCGGCCGCTCGGACGTCTCGGAGCAGACCCGCACCCGGGTCATGAGCGTCGTCGCTGAGCTCGGGTACCGCGGACGCGCGGGGCGCGGCGCACCCGCGCGCGGTCCCGGCTCGCCGTTCGTGGACCTGGTGCTGAGCGGCATCGAGGGCACGTGGGCCAACCGCGCGCTCAGCGGCGTGGAGCAGGCGGCCGAGGAGGCCGGCATCGACGTCGTCGTCTCGGTGGCCCGCCCGCCCGACGACGCCTGGCTGACCCGGCTGCTCGCCCGGCGGCTGCGCGGCGCGGTGCTCGCCCTGGTCGACACGAGCGCCGAACAGCTCGCGACACTCGCCGCCGCAAGGGTCCCGGTCGTGCTGCTGGACCCGGTGCGACAGCCGCCGTCGTCCGTCGCGAGCGTGGGGGCCGCGAACTGGGCGGGCGGCCGGGCCGCCGCTGAGCACCTGCTCGCGCTCGGGCACCGGCGGTTCGGCGTCCTCGCCGGGCTGCGCACCCACCTCTACAGCCAGGCCCGCGTGGACGGCTTCCGCTCCGCCGTCACGCAGGCGGGCCTCGACCTGCCCGACGACGCCGTGGCACACACGGACTGGCGCCGCGACGGCGCCACGGAGCAGGCGCTGAACCTGCTGCGGACGGGGCCGACGGCGGTCTTCGCGTGCTCGGATACGATCGCGCTCGGCGTGTACGACGCCGCCGCCCGACTGGGCCTGCGCATCCCGGACGACGTGAGCGTGGTCGGCTTCGACGACCTGCCCGAGGCGCGGTGGCTCAGCCCCGCGCTGACCACGGTGCACCAGCCGATCGCCGAGATGGGCGGGGCGGCGCTGCGCATGCTGCTGCGGCTGGGCGGGGACGTTCCGGGTGACGCGCCGCTGGTCGCGCCCCGGGAGGAGCTGGCGACGAGGCTCGTGGTGCGGGGGTCGACGGCGAAGGTGGGCTGA